From the Streptomyces sp. 846.5 genome, the window GCGGCCGCCGGGCGCCTGGCGGGCTCGCACCTGCTGCCCGGCGTGCGCGGCGAACTGCTCGCCCGGCTGGGCCGCACCGTCGAGGCCCGCGCCGAGTTCGAACGCGCCGCCGGCCTGTGCCGCAACCTGCCTGAGCGGTCCGTACTGCTGCGCAAGGCGGCAGCCTTGCACCACCACGACTGACGCTCCCGGTCTGTTCGACTCAGCCGGGGTAGCCTCCGGCTTCGAGGTCGTCGAGCAGGCTCGGGTGGGTGGGCTGCCAGTCGAACGTCTCCCGGGTGATCGCGCTGGAGGCCCGCTGGTCCAGGGCGAAGACGTTGCCGAGGAATCCGAAGGATTCCGTCGGCACGGCCTCGGTGGGCAGGCCGAGCCGACGGCCGATGACCTCGGCGATGGCGCGCATGCTGTCGCCTTCGTCGGCGACCGCGTGCACCACGGTGCCGGGAGCGCCCTCCTCCAGGACCAGGCGGACGAGCCGGGCCGCGTCCAGACGGTGCACCGCCGGCCAGCGCTGGGCGCCGTCGCCGACATAGCCGGAGACCCTGGTGCGGCGGGCGGCCCCGATGAGAACCGACGCGAACCCGTACGGCCCGCCCCGGTCGTGGACCGACCGCGGGAGACGGACGACCCCGGAGCGGACGTCCTGACCGGCCAGATCGAGGACCGCTTGGGCGTTGCGTCCGCGACCGCCCGTGGGACCCTCGGTCGGCGCCGGGTCTGCTTCGGTCGAGGGGCGACCGGGAACGGCGGGGGTGCCGGACGCGATGACCAGCGGCTTCCCGGTCCCCTTGAGGGCGGAGCCGAAGGTCTCGACCGCGAGGGTCTCCTCGGCGACGCACCTCGCGAAGTCGCTGAAGTCGTTGCCGAAGGCGAGGTGGATCACCCCGTCCGTCTCGGCGGCGCCGGCACGCAGGCTCTCGGGATCGTTGAGGTCACCGCGCAGCGCGGTGGCTCCCGCGGTGGTGACGGCCCGCGCCGAGGCATCGGAGCGAGCCAGGGCGAGAACCTCGTGGCCGGCGGCTACGAGCTCGGGGACGACCGCGGAGCCGATTCCGCCGCTGGCACCGGTGATGAAGACACGCATGGGAGACTCCCTCAAGTGATGGGACTATGGTCTCATCACCGTAGCAGAGTGATGGGAACATGGTCCCGTTGATAGGATGCGGCCATGCCCCGATGGGAACCCGACGCGCGCCAGCGCCTTGTCGCCGCCGCGCTGCACCTGTTCTCCGAGCAGGGCTACGACGACACGACCGTCACCGAGATCGCCGAGCGCGCCGGGCTTACCAAGAGCACCTTCTTCCGGCACTTCCCGGACAAGAAGGACGTGCTCGCCGCCGGCCAGGAGACGCTGTCGCGGCTCCTGGCCGAGGGCATCGCCGCGGCACCCGAGGACGCCACCCCCCTGACCGCGGTCACTGCCGGGCTCGAACGAGCAACAGCGGTGATGACACCGTTCAACCGCGAGCTCGGGCCCCGGCTTCAGGCCGTCATCGCGACCAGCGCCGAACTCCAGGAACGCAACCAGCT encodes:
- a CDS encoding SDR family oxidoreductase; protein product: MRVFITGASGGIGSAVVPELVAAGHEVLALARSDASARAVTTAGATALRGDLNDPESLRAGAAETDGVIHLAFGNDFSDFARCVAEETLAVETFGSALKGTGKPLVIASGTPAVPGRPSTEADPAPTEGPTGGRGRNAQAVLDLAGQDVRSGVVRLPRSVHDRGGPYGFASVLIGAARRTRVSGYVGDGAQRWPAVHRLDAARLVRLVLEEGAPGTVVHAVADEGDSMRAIAEVIGRRLGLPTEAVPTESFGFLGNVFALDQRASSAITRETFDWQPTHPSLLDDLEAGGYPG
- a CDS encoding TetR/AcrR family transcriptional regulator, coding for MPRWEPDARQRLVAAALHLFSEQGYDDTTVTEIAERAGLTKSTFFRHFPDKKDVLAAGQETLSRLLAEGIAAAPEDATPLTAVTAGLERATAVMTPFNRELGPRLQAVIATSAELQERNQLKQVGMAAAMADALRARGVKDVVATLSAELGMLAFKEAYAAWVTTDNQQELGELARTALDRLHNALTELD